The segment CCGTGCCCCTCGATGTCACCGATCGCGAGGCCGTCCGGACCGCCGCCGGGCAGGTCTGCGCGCAATTCGGGCCCGCCGACCTGGTGTTCGCCAACGCGGGCGTCCAGTTGATCTCGGCGATCGACGAGCTGCAGGTCGAGGATTGGCAGCGCCAGATCGACCTCAACATCACCGGCGTGATGAACACGATCGGCGCCTTCGTGCCCCACCTGATCGACAACGCCGGTGCGGGGCGCCCGGCCGACCTGATCACCACCTCGTCCATCGCGGCGACGCGCGTGCTGGAGAAATTCTCCGTGTACTCGGCGACGAAGGCCTACATCAGTCAGCTGACCAGGCTGCTGCGGGTTGAACTCGGCCGGAAGATGGTGCGCGTGTGCACCATCGAGCCCGGCATGGTGGACACCGAACTGC is part of the Mycobacterium adipatum genome and harbors:
- a CDS encoding SDR family oxidoreductase; its protein translation is MTTLLTATPLAGRTAVVTGASSGIGAATAERLAALGAKVAVVARRKDRLDELVARIAAGGGTARAVPLDVTDREAVRTAAGQVCAQFGPADLVFANAGVQLISAIDELQVEDWQRQIDLNITGVMNTIGAFVPHLIDNAGAGRPADLITTSSIAATRVLEKFSVYSATKAYISQLTRLLRVELGRKMVRVCTIEPGMVDTELPDHVTDPDASRLMADLINDIDVLQPADIAETVAFVASIPRHVNLTELTILPTQQAI